A window from Aneurinibacillus sp. REN35 encodes these proteins:
- a CDS encoding sigma 54-interacting transcriptional regulator, which translates to MIIWENILQPLSAALPYDSSLIDAIIHMKSHQLTLSIVTQGDLIVGYIELPFLLEQFTTANTSKQSICYKKDMLRVPATHPVEFFHNISLYLGINDTGKIIGYCKAQEAQDQMNRLHLQHMNHILDSAAVGIITTNMDFEITFANGSAESIIGLSSNILLNRNYKHLIHCGRDIEEVLKGKSFVSVESTINFKKMSGNFSPLYYEDKIYGIIHVFFLKEKFEEAIQELEFVRNLLEDFQAVHALSNEQITVVNPLGEIIRVAGTFLQNFWSLKDEQELIGMNLFDMEKEGILTPNIFLNCMQSMTRVSIIQEHRHGRKIWSLATPIFHEKKLEKVIIVSREITDIERFQDPLANSQIEKKNADQTGDFEKESLDLNIVYRSTIIEDLVEEIKLIAEVDSTVILRGESGVGKEVFAHAIHIHSLRHKAPFIKVNCGALPDNLIESELFGYERGAFTGADQRGKPGLFEMAQNGTIFLDEITELPLHLQVKLLRVLQEKEIMRIGGVKPTKVNFRVIAATNKDLWELVKQNKFREDLYYRIHVIPIEIPPLRERREDIIPLAFHFLHTLNTLYKKEKSLSHEAAQVMESYDWPGNVRELQNIVERLYVTCKHSIITEEQIIRVLYKNTKEKPVSLRVEGIMPLKQAVEEVESQLIQMALKEYRTVTRAAQILGVSKATLSRRINRNFM; encoded by the coding sequence TTGATTATCTGGGAAAATATCCTACAGCCACTTTCTGCTGCTCTTCCTTATGATAGTTCGCTAATTGACGCAATCATTCATATGAAGTCACACCAGCTCACACTCAGTATAGTAACGCAAGGTGATCTGATTGTTGGTTATATCGAACTACCATTTCTTCTTGAACAGTTCACCACAGCTAACACATCAAAGCAGTCGATTTGCTACAAAAAAGATATGTTAAGAGTTCCAGCGACACATCCAGTTGAATTTTTTCATAACATCTCTTTGTATCTCGGTATTAATGATACAGGGAAAATAATTGGATATTGTAAGGCCCAAGAAGCTCAAGATCAAATGAATCGACTTCATTTGCAACATATGAACCATATTTTGGATAGTGCAGCTGTTGGTATTATTACGACTAATATGGATTTTGAGATCACGTTTGCAAATGGGTCCGCTGAGTCAATTATAGGACTGTCTAGTAACATACTTCTAAATAGAAATTATAAGCACCTTATTCACTGCGGCCGCGATATTGAAGAAGTTCTGAAAGGAAAGTCTTTTGTTAGTGTCGAGAGTACTATTAACTTCAAAAAAATGAGCGGGAACTTTTCTCCCCTTTATTATGAAGATAAAATCTATGGAATCATTCATGTATTTTTTCTAAAAGAAAAATTCGAAGAAGCTATTCAAGAACTAGAATTCGTGCGTAATTTACTTGAAGACTTCCAAGCTGTACACGCATTATCCAACGAACAAATTACAGTAGTGAATCCTTTAGGAGAGATCATCCGTGTAGCAGGTACATTCTTACAAAATTTTTGGTCGCTTAAAGACGAACAGGAATTGATTGGAATGAATTTGTTTGACATGGAAAAGGAAGGGATTTTGACTCCTAATATTTTTTTGAATTGCATGCAAAGCATGACTCGTGTATCAATCATTCAGGAACATCGACACGGGAGAAAAATATGGTCGTTAGCGACCCCTATTTTTCATGAAAAAAAATTAGAAAAGGTCATTATTGTCTCGCGAGAAATAACAGATATTGAAAGATTTCAAGATCCACTTGCAAATAGTCAAATAGAGAAAAAAAACGCTGATCAAACTGGTGACTTTGAAAAAGAATCGCTAGATCTCAACATCGTGTATCGGTCTACAATCATTGAGGACTTAGTAGAAGAGATAAAATTGATCGCGGAGGTTGATTCGACGGTTATTCTACGTGGAGAATCAGGAGTGGGTAAAGAAGTTTTTGCACACGCTATCCATATACATAGTCTTCGACATAAAGCACCCTTTATTAAAGTGAACTGCGGGGCGCTCCCTGACAATCTCATAGAAAGTGAATTGTTCGGCTACGAGAGAGGAGCTTTCACAGGGGCAGATCAGCGAGGAAAACCCGGCCTATTTGAAATGGCCCAGAACGGGACTATTTTCTTGGATGAAATAACGGAATTACCACTTCATTTGCAAGTAAAACTCTTACGGGTTTTACAAGAGAAGGAGATTATGCGTATTGGAGGAGTCAAGCCGACGAAAGTAAACTTTCGGGTAATTGCCGCAACCAATAAGGATCTTTGGGAGCTAGTCAAGCAAAATAAATTTCGAGAAGATTTGTATTATCGTATACATGTGATTCCAATCGAAATTCCTCCTTTACGAGAACGTAGGGAAGATATCATTCCTCTGGCCTTTCATTTTCTCCATACTCTCAATACGTTATACAAAAAAGAGAAAAGTTTGTCCCATGAAGCAGCGCAAGTTATGGAGAGTTATGATTGGCCAGGTAATGTGCGGGAATTACAAAATATTGTGGAGCGCCTCTATGTAACGTGTAAACATTCAATTATCACTGAAGAACAGATAATTCGCGTATTATACAAAAATACGAAAGAAAAGCCTGTTTCGCTACGTGTGGAAGGAATTATGCCTTTGAAACAAGCAGTAGAGGAAGTAGAAAGTCAATTGATTCAGATGGCTTTAAAGGAGTATCGAACAGTGACCCGAGCGGCTCAAATCTTGGGCGTTAGCAAGGCAACGCTAAGTCGTAGAATAAATAGAAACTTCATGTAA
- a CDS encoding amidase, whose product MASVPFQLMEATIDSIHAAIRSGEMTCKQLVEMYLARIEAYDKNGPAINSIITINSNVVKEAQEMDEHFQLTGEFAGALHGIPILVKDQAETKGITTTFGSVAFKDYVPEEDATAIKKLREAGAIILGKTTLPDFATSWFAFSSAAGETKNPYDLSRDPGGSSSGTAAAIAANLGAVGIGEDTGGSIRLPASFTNLFGVRVTTGLISRTGMSPLVHFQDTPGPMTRSVRDAAILLDVLVGYDPADSFTAAAYQGGNAGNYAKQLTADGLQGARIGILREAFGSDSHTESAQVNQVVQQAIEKMEAAGAHIIDPISVPQLTDYIGASAMYLLQSKHDFNEFLASKPGGKTVEELYNSQQYHELLDLFKDIAGGPDHPEQDPEYYKGMLAQEQFRRAIVNVMASHQLDAILFPTVQLLPPTKSELYEEKWTVLSFPTNTLIASQTGLPSISMPAGFTEKGIPVGVEMISKQFNETTLLKLAHAYEIAAQPRRVPASTPTLEEISK is encoded by the coding sequence ATGGCATCTGTTCCCTTTCAATTAATGGAAGCAACGATTGACTCTATTCATGCTGCAATTCGTTCTGGTGAAATGACATGTAAACAGTTGGTGGAAATGTATCTGGCCCGTATCGAAGCATACGATAAAAACGGTCCTGCCATTAATTCGATCATTACGATTAATTCAAATGTAGTAAAAGAAGCACAAGAGATGGATGAGCATTTTCAGTTGACAGGTGAATTTGCCGGAGCGTTACATGGAATTCCTATTCTAGTAAAGGACCAAGCTGAAACAAAAGGTATCACGACTACCTTTGGCTCGGTTGCTTTCAAAGATTATGTCCCTGAAGAAGATGCGACAGCAATTAAAAAATTGCGTGAGGCCGGTGCGATTATTCTTGGGAAAACAACCTTGCCTGATTTCGCTACTTCATGGTTCGCTTTCTCTTCGGCTGCAGGGGAGACCAAAAACCCTTATGATCTTTCCCGCGATCCTGGAGGCTCAAGCAGTGGTACAGCTGCCGCTATCGCTGCCAACTTGGGTGCGGTGGGCATTGGTGAAGATACTGGTGGCTCAATCCGGCTTCCGGCCTCGTTCACCAATCTATTTGGTGTCCGTGTGACAACCGGTTTGATCAGCCGGACCGGCATGTCGCCCCTCGTTCATTTTCAGGATACACCTGGGCCGATGACACGCTCCGTACGTGATGCCGCCATTTTACTGGATGTGCTCGTTGGCTATGATCCTGCTGATTCATTTACTGCTGCCGCCTACCAAGGAGGAAATGCCGGTAATTATGCCAAGCAGTTGACAGCAGACGGTCTGCAAGGCGCTCGCATTGGTATACTGCGTGAAGCGTTCGGATCTGACTCTCATACAGAATCAGCTCAAGTTAATCAAGTTGTCCAACAAGCGATAGAAAAAATGGAAGCTGCCGGGGCGCACATTATCGACCCAATTAGTGTTCCTCAATTGACTGACTATATCGGAGCCAGTGCAATGTATTTACTGCAATCCAAGCATGACTTCAATGAATTTTTAGCCTCAAAGCCTGGCGGCAAAACAGTCGAAGAGTTGTATAACTCGCAACAGTACCATGAGCTACTGGATCTATTTAAAGACATTGCTGGTGGACCGGATCATCCGGAGCAAGATCCAGAATACTACAAGGGTATGCTAGCTCAAGAGCAATTTCGTCGAGCCATTGTAAATGTAATGGCATCTCATCAATTAGATGCCATCTTATTTCCAACCGTACAACTGCTTCCTCCAACCAAAAGCGAGTTATATGAAGAAAAATGGACGGTCCTTTCTTTTCCAACCAATACATTGATTGCTTCCCAAACAGGGTTGCCGTCCATCTCGATGCCTGCCGGCTTTACGGAGAAAGGCATCCCAGTAGGAGTGGAGATGATCAGCAAGCAATTTAATGAGACGACGCTGTTGAAACTGGCCCATGCTTATGAAATAGCTGCCCAACCTAGAAGAGTTCCGGCATCAACTCCAACCCTTGAGGAAATTTCGAAATAA